A stretch of DNA from Clostridium sp. JN-9:
GTTATAAAATCTTTCATCTATGTCACCAAATTCATTAGTGAACTCTACACCTACCTCTGCATAATAAAGCATAAGTTCAGCAATTAACTGAGTATTATTGGATATCTTCTTAAAGTCACTTATAGCCTTGTTTACATTTGAATATCTCATTTTACCAAGGCCTCTATCAGGAAAGAATTCATTTTCGATAATCTTTTTATATTTTTCAAAGACTTCTGTTTCAGAAGCAGGATTTAATTTTACTCCATAGTATTGTTTTACTTCCGGGAACTGCTTTGTTAATTCTATTATCTCTTTTATTAGTCCATCATTGCTCTTATCTTTCAAATATG
This window harbors:
- a CDS encoding DUF6155 family protein, which codes for MSNLKINDLKSYLKDKSNDGLIKEIIELTKQFPEVKQYYGVKLNPASETEVFEKYKKIIENEFFPDRGLGKMRYSNVNKAISDFKKISNNTQLIAELMLYYAEVGVEFTNEFGDIDERFYNTIERAYNNALEYIFKNDLQEKFKNKADEIKLNTGCIGWGFNENMNEIYYDYYSDFEGE